A genome region from Oryzias latipes chromosome 2, ASM223467v1 includes the following:
- the LOC101172311 gene encoding calcitonin gene-related peptide type 1 receptor isoform X1: MDLSCIVYLLVLCSLDKLVEATPQEPLTHLTEWMHNRISKAQFQCFQRIVKESNTRAKSNVGPVCNMTWDGWLCWDESEPGEKEQNCPGYYKDFDTQAMATKVCTDTGEWGRHPTSNRTWTDFRNCQANVTHHGAQAAMTHFYLIMIGHGLSLVSLLMSLGIFFYFKSLSCQRITLHKNLFFSFVLNSVVTVTWFLVQKEDTASCKLLSFIQMYTMSCNYFWMLCEGIYLHTLIVVAVFAEKQHLLWYYLLGWGFPLVPAVIYSIARQCYYNDKCWVSPATSLLYIIHAPICAALVVNFFFLLNIVRILITKLRVTHQAESSLYMRAVRATLILIPLLGIQYVLLAYKPHDHWIAEIYLYIMNILMHHQGLLVSTIFCFFNGEVQTVLRRHWNLQRMQFAGTFANADIFRSASYVASSLTEVHRCYSIESHTEHINGKSYSDIFRSDGPFV, encoded by the exons ATGGATCTGAGCTGCATCGTCTACCTCCTGGTCCTCTGCTCCCTTGATAAG TTGGTAGAAGCCACACCTCAGGAGCCTCTAACACATTTGACTGAGTGGATGCACAATCGCATTTCTAAAGCGCAGTTCCAGTGCTTCCAGAGGATTGTGAAAGAATCAAACACCAGAGCAAAAAGCAACG TGGGACCGGTGTGCAACATGACGTGGGATGGATGGTTGTGTTGGGACGAGTCTGAacctggagaaaaagaacaaaactgtcCAGGCTACTACAAGGACTTTGACACGCAAG CAATGGCAACCAAGGTCTGCACAGACACTGGAGAGTGGGGGCGCCACCCAACAAGCAACCGAACGTGGACGGACTTTAGGAATTGCCAAGCTAACGTTACACATCACGGGGCC cAGGCTGCAATGACTCACTTCTACTTGATCATGATTGGTCATGGACTATCACTTGTATCGCTGCTCATGTCTTTAGGAATCTTCTTCTATTTTAA AAGTTTAAGCTGCCAGAGGATAACGCTACACAAAAACCTCTTCTTCTCGTTTGTGCTGAACTCAGTGGTGACCGTAACGTGGTTCTTGGTTCAGAAGGAGGACACT GCTAGCTGCAAGCTGCTCTCCTTCATCCAGATGTACACCATGAGCTGTAACTACTTCTGGATGCTCTGTGAAGGAATTTACCTGCACACCCTGATCGTCGTGGCGGTGTTCGCCGAAAAACAGCACCTCCTGTGGTATTACCTGCTAGGCTGGG GTTTCCCACTCGTGCCAGCGGTCATCTATTCTATAGCGCGCCAATGCTACTACAATGACAA ATGCTGGGTCAGCCCTGCTACATCCCTGCTGTACATCATCCACGCTCCCATCTGTGCTGCATTGGTG gtgaactttttctttctgctaAACATCGTTCGGATTCTCATCACCAAGCTCAGAGTGACGCACCAGGCGGAGTCCAGTCTGTACATGAGAGCTGTGAGAGCCACCCTCATCCTCATCCCTCTGCTTGGTATCCAGTACGTCCTGCTGGCCTACAAGCCCCACGATCACTGGATCGCAGAGATCTATCTGTACATCATGAACATCCTTATGCACCACCAG GGTCTTTTGGTTTCCACGATATTCTGCTTTTTCAATGGAGAG GTTCAGACTGTCCTTCGGAGACACTGGAACCTGCAGCGGATGCAGTTCGCCGGAACGTTCGCCAACGCCGACATCTTCCGCTCGGCCTCTTACGTGGCGTCGTCGCTCACGGAGGTCCACCGCTGCTACAGCATTGAAAGCCACACCGAGCATATAAACGGCAAGAGCTACTCAGACATTTTCCGATCAGATGGCCCTTTCGTGTGA
- the LOC101172311 gene encoding calcitonin gene-related peptide type 1 receptor isoform X2 — translation MDLSCIVYLLVLCSLDKLVEATPQEPLTHLTEWMHNRISKAQFQCFQRIVKESNTRAKSNVGPVCNMTWDGWLCWDESEPGEKEQNCPGYYKDFDTQAMATKVCTDTGEWGRHPTSNRTWTDFRNCQANVTHHGAAAMTHFYLIMIGHGLSLVSLLMSLGIFFYFKSLSCQRITLHKNLFFSFVLNSVVTVTWFLVQKEDTASCKLLSFIQMYTMSCNYFWMLCEGIYLHTLIVVAVFAEKQHLLWYYLLGWGFPLVPAVIYSIARQCYYNDKCWVSPATSLLYIIHAPICAALVVNFFFLLNIVRILITKLRVTHQAESSLYMRAVRATLILIPLLGIQYVLLAYKPHDHWIAEIYLYIMNILMHHQGLLVSTIFCFFNGEVQTVLRRHWNLQRMQFAGTFANADIFRSASYVASSLTEVHRCYSIESHTEHINGKSYSDIFRSDGPFV, via the exons ATGGATCTGAGCTGCATCGTCTACCTCCTGGTCCTCTGCTCCCTTGATAAG TTGGTAGAAGCCACACCTCAGGAGCCTCTAACACATTTGACTGAGTGGATGCACAATCGCATTTCTAAAGCGCAGTTCCAGTGCTTCCAGAGGATTGTGAAAGAATCAAACACCAGAGCAAAAAGCAACG TGGGACCGGTGTGCAACATGACGTGGGATGGATGGTTGTGTTGGGACGAGTCTGAacctggagaaaaagaacaaaactgtcCAGGCTACTACAAGGACTTTGACACGCAAG CAATGGCAACCAAGGTCTGCACAGACACTGGAGAGTGGGGGCGCCACCCAACAAGCAACCGAACGTGGACGGACTTTAGGAATTGCCAAGCTAACGTTACACATCACGGGGCC GCTGCAATGACTCACTTCTACTTGATCATGATTGGTCATGGACTATCACTTGTATCGCTGCTCATGTCTTTAGGAATCTTCTTCTATTTTAA AAGTTTAAGCTGCCAGAGGATAACGCTACACAAAAACCTCTTCTTCTCGTTTGTGCTGAACTCAGTGGTGACCGTAACGTGGTTCTTGGTTCAGAAGGAGGACACT GCTAGCTGCAAGCTGCTCTCCTTCATCCAGATGTACACCATGAGCTGTAACTACTTCTGGATGCTCTGTGAAGGAATTTACCTGCACACCCTGATCGTCGTGGCGGTGTTCGCCGAAAAACAGCACCTCCTGTGGTATTACCTGCTAGGCTGGG GTTTCCCACTCGTGCCAGCGGTCATCTATTCTATAGCGCGCCAATGCTACTACAATGACAA ATGCTGGGTCAGCCCTGCTACATCCCTGCTGTACATCATCCACGCTCCCATCTGTGCTGCATTGGTG gtgaactttttctttctgctaAACATCGTTCGGATTCTCATCACCAAGCTCAGAGTGACGCACCAGGCGGAGTCCAGTCTGTACATGAGAGCTGTGAGAGCCACCCTCATCCTCATCCCTCTGCTTGGTATCCAGTACGTCCTGCTGGCCTACAAGCCCCACGATCACTGGATCGCAGAGATCTATCTGTACATCATGAACATCCTTATGCACCACCAG GGTCTTTTGGTTTCCACGATATTCTGCTTTTTCAATGGAGAG GTTCAGACTGTCCTTCGGAGACACTGGAACCTGCAGCGGATGCAGTTCGCCGGAACGTTCGCCAACGCCGACATCTTCCGCTCGGCCTCTTACGTGGCGTCGTCGCTCACGGAGGTCCACCGCTGCTACAGCATTGAAAGCCACACCGAGCATATAAACGGCAAGAGCTACTCAGACATTTTCCGATCAGATGGCCCTTTCGTGTGA